In Vicugna pacos chromosome 10, VicPac4, whole genome shotgun sequence, the following proteins share a genomic window:
- the LOC102538540 gene encoding olfactory receptor 4C16-like has protein sequence MKLNNNVTEFILVGLTQDPIKKKIVFVTFLLLYLGTLLGNFLIITTIKTSRALGSPMYFFLFHLSLSDTFLSTSIAPRVIADALLKKTTISFSECMIQVFSSHFFGCLEIFILILMAVDRYVAICKPLHYMTIMSHRVCGGLMALAWVGACVHSSTQIFLTLSLPFCGPNVIDHYFCDLQPLLKLACADTYVTNLLLVSNSGAICTVSFVVLMVSYVVILHHLRNHSAEGRRKALSTCISHIIVVILFFGPCIFIYTRPATTFPMDKMIAVFYTIGAPFLNPLIYTLRNAEVKNAMRMLWRKKLISDDKR, from the coding sequence ATGAAGCTGAACAATAATGTGACTGAGTTCATTCTGGTTGGGTTGACCCAGGATCCCATTAAGAAGAAAATAGTATTTGTCACTTTCTTGCTTTTATATCTGGGGACATTGCTGGGTAACTTTCTGATTATTACTACCATCAAGACCAGCCGGGCACTTGGGAGTCCAATGTACTTCTTCCTTTTCCACTTATCTTTATCTGATACCTTCCTCTCTACTTCCATAGCTCCTAGAGTGATTGCAGACGCCCTCTTGAAGAAGACCACTATCTCTTTCAGTGAATGCATGATTCAAGtcttttcttcccatttctttggCTGCCTGGAGATCTTCATCCTTATCCTCATGGCTGttgaccgctatgtggccatctgtaagccCCTGCACTACATGACCATCATGAGCCATCGAGTCTGTGGTGGGCTGATGGCCCTGGCCTGGGTGGGGGCCTGTGTGCATTCTTCAACTCAGATTTTTCTGACCTTGAGTTTACCTTTCTGTGGTCCCAATGTGATTGATCATTATTTTTGTGACCTGCAGCCTTTGTTAAAACTTGCCTGTGCAGATACCTATGTGACCAACCTACTCCTGGTGTCCAACAGTGGGGCCATATGCACAGTGAGCTTTGTTGTGCTGATGGTCTCCTATGTTGTCATCCTGCATCATCTGAGAAACCACAGTGCTGAAGGGAGGAGAAAAGCCCTCTCCACCTGCATCTCCCACATCATCGTGGTCATcctgttctttggtccttgtatatttatatacacacggCCTGCAACCACCTTCCCCATGGATAAGATGATAGCTGTGTTTTATACAATTGGGGCACCTTTTCTTAACCCTCTGATTTATACGCTGAGGAATGCAgaagtgaaaaatgccatgaggaTGTTATGGAGAAAGAAGCTGATCTCAGATGACAAAAGATAA